A window of Bacteroidales bacterium genomic DNA:
ATTTGAAAGTAAAAACAAATAAACTATATAGCGGTTAAAAATTGAAGTGAAATAAACTTGTACTGCTCATAGCTTAACCCATATGATTAATAATAAAAAAACACATAACCAACTAAAATAGAACAAATTAAAAAATATTTGGATTTGTCATATAAGGGAAATATATCTACTCTTCGATATATCCAGATGTTATAGCCCATACTAGGACAGCAAAGTACTTATGAGTATACTAGATGAAATACAACTTCCAGAAGGCTCTGACAAAGAAGAATTAGAGCAATTGTCTAAAGATAAATTAAGACCATTACTTGGTATTGATTTATTTGAAATCAGAGAAGAGACATACAGAGATAAAGGACTTGATTTATTGATTGAATTAAAATATAAAAAGAGATATACAAATTTTAGATTTTTAGTACAGCTTAAATCAACAGAAACCAAAAAACCTAATTCAGATAACTCATATAGTTGGCAAATTGACACTTCAAATATCCAATATTTATTAAATGGAGGGCTTCCTGCCTATTATATCTGTTATGTAAAGAAAACTGATTCATTTTATTATCGACAGTTAAATGATTTTATTTCTGAAATATCTACAAAGAAAGAAGACTGGAATAGTCAAGCTACTCATATTCTTCGTACTTCTGAACTATTAACAGGAGTAGCTGTGAATGAAATATTTGAGGAAGTAAAAAGGAGATGTATTGCTTCCAGAGAATTAACGGAGAAATTACAGATTGGAAAAAGTGAGAGTATCTCTAAAAAGGTTTCAATAACTTCAGATTATAATATCACAGATGAAAGCTCAATTGTTGAATTAATAGAAAAAATTGGTCTTGTGAGCATCAATGAAGGTCGTTTTAAAGATATTGTATCCTTAAATGAAAAAGTATCGAGTGATATTACATCTCCATTATATAATTTGACTGTAGGAATTGCAGCATATTATACATCTAATTTATTTGATGCTTTAGCTTGTTTTCAAAAGGCAAGCAGGTTTAGAAGCGATTTGTCAGCAGACCTCGTTGAGCATCTGGAATATTTTGATGCTCTAGTAAAATATTCGATTGGATTCATGAACCAAGATGAATATCTTACAGTAATAAATTCTTTAAAAAAATCAAAACATCTTCAATTCTATATCCAGATTGAGCAGGCGAAAGAAAGATATCTAGACTCTTACAATGAATTAGGTTTTCAAGCATTTAAAACTGAATTATTTTTAATAATAAACAACGAAAATATTAATTCTAACATAAAGTTTATTGCGAGTTGTGAATACTTATTATTTTGGGGTTACAGAATAAATCTAAATCATTTTCAATCAATTGCAATAATAAATGCGATTGAAAATGAACAAGGTCCAAATAAAGATATGCGCATTGCAGGTGCTAGGGATTGGTTTAATCAAAATAACGAGTGGGAAAAATTTTATCAAGAGCTTAATGATGAAATCATTGAGAAGAATGATTTTTTTGCATTTAATATGTGTAAACTTAATGAAGTTAAAATTCGTTTTGAGTTAATAGTTTACG
This region includes:
- a CDS encoding DUF4365 domain-containing protein, with the translated sequence MSILDEIQLPEGSDKEELEQLSKDKLRPLLGIDLFEIREETYRDKGLDLLIELKYKKRYTNFRFLVQLKSTETKKPNSDNSYSWQIDTSNIQYLLNGGLPAYYICYVKKTDSFYYRQLNDFISEISTKKEDWNSQATHILRTSELLTGVAVNEIFEEVKRRCIASRELTEKLQIGKSESISKKVSITSDYNITDESSIVELIEKIGLVSINEGRFKDIVSLNEKVSSDITSPLYNLTVGIAAYYTSNLFDALACFQKASRFRSDLSADLVEHLEYFDALVKYSIGFMNQDEYLTVINSLKKSKHLQFYIQIEQAKERYLDSYNELGFQAFKTELFLIINNENINSNIKFIASCEYLLFWGYRINLNHFQSIAIINAIENEQGPNKDMRIAGARDWFNQNNEWEKFYQELNDEIIEKNDFFAFNMCKLNEVKIRFELIVYASLIAFEKTIPDFPNSSVIDNSSQIETILRNLDKIATNYKNSYHIDNLIATLSTKYEVLHFVKKNNEAKKVADEISELIEFHSLKEQKKKFNFLLNGGTIEENVKKLLANTVEKSKADKAEHQRLVDEMKSFDKLEIEQGDKNIGGVVTVELFPIGHFSIPKNNIDQFYELLEIDSYKLTKHLDYFFDNGIIPVLNIFNNIKVEGHCNGMLDDKGIISWRRIRKIREDLYKLKFKRKIIKYGL